One part of the Muntiacus reevesi chromosome 20, mMunRee1.1, whole genome shotgun sequence genome encodes these proteins:
- the H1-5 gene encoding histone H1.5 has product MSETAPAETAVPAPVEKSPAKKKATKKAASGGAAKRKATGPPVSELITKAVAASKERNGLSLAALKKALAAGGYDVEKNNSRIKLGLKSLVSKGTLVQTKGTGASGSFKLNKKAAAGEAKPKAKKAGAAKAKKPAGATPKKPKKAAGAKKAVKKTPKKAKKPAASGVKKVAKSPKKAKTAAKPKKAAKSPAKPKAVKPKAAKPKTSKPKAAKPKAAKAKKAAPKKK; this is encoded by the coding sequence ATGTCGGAAACCGCTCCTGCTGAGACGGCCGTCCCGGCGCCGGTGGAAAAATCTCCTGCCAAGAAGAAAGCAACCAAGAAGGCCGCGAGCGGTGGGGCGGCGAAGCGCAAGGCTACCGGGCCCCCAGTTTCCGAGCTGATCACTAAAGCTGTCGCTGCCTCCAAAGAGCGCAATGGCCTTTCTTTGGCTGCGCTCAAGAAGGCGCTGGCAGCCGGCGGCTACGATGTGGAGAAGAACAACAGCCGCATCAAGCTGGGTCTCAAGAGCCTGGTGAGCAAGGGCACTCTGGTGCAGACTAAGGGCACCGGGGCTTCCGGCTCTTTCAAGCTCAACAAGAAGGCGGCTGCCGGGGAAGCCAAGCCCAAGGCGAAGAAGGCGGGGGCTGCTAAAGCCAAGAAACCCGCAGGGGCAACTCCTAAGAAGCCCAAGAAGGCTGCGGGAGCGAAGAAAGCCGTTAAGAAGACGCCTAAGAAGGCGAAAAAGCCCGCGGCTTCTGGCGTCAAAAAAGTGGCCAAGAGCCCCAAGAAGGCCAAAACCGCGGCAAAGCCAAAGAAGGCTGCTAAGAGCCCCGCGAAGCCCAAGGCAGTTAAGCCAAAGGCAGCGAAACCTAAAACCTCCAAGCCTAAGGCAGCAAAACCCAAAGCTGCAAAGGCGAAGAAGGCGGCTCCTAAGAAGAAGTAG
- the H2AC16 gene encoding histone H2A type 1 produces the protein MSGRGKQGGKARAKAKTRSSRAGLQFPVGRVHRLLRKGNYAERVGAGAPVYLAAVLEYLTAEILELAGNAARDNKKTRIIPRHLQLAIRNDEELNKLLGKVTIAQGGVLPNIQAVLLPKKTESHHKAKGK, from the coding sequence ATGTCTGGACGTGGTAAGCAGGGCGGCAAAGCTCGCGCCAAAGCCAAGACCCGCTCCTCGCGGGCCGGGCTCCAGTTCCCCGTAGGCCGAGTGCACCGGCTGCTCCGCAAAGGCAACTACGCCGAGCGGGTCGGAGCCGGGGCCCCGGTGTATCTGGCGGCGGTGCTGGAATACCTGACGGCCGAGATCCTGGAGCTGGCGGGCAACGCGGCCCGGGACAATAAGAAGACCCGCATCATCCCGCGCCACCTGCAGCTGGCCATCCGCAACGACGAGGAGCTCAACAAGCTGCTGGGCAAAGTCACCATCGCTCAGGGCGGCGTCCTGCCCAACATCCAGGCGGTGCTGCTGCCCAAGAAGACCGAGAGCCACCATAAGGCCAAGGGGAAGTAA
- the LOC136151134 gene encoding histone H2B type 1-C/E/F/G/I, protein MPEPAKSAPAPKKGSKKAVTKAQKKDGKKRKRSRKESYSVYVYKVLKQVHPDTGISSKAMGIMNSFVNDIFERIAGEASRLAHYNKRSTITSREIQTAVRLLLPGELAKHAVSEGTKAVTKYTSSK, encoded by the coding sequence ATGCCTGAGCCAGCCAAGTCCGCACCGGCCCCGAAGAAGGGCTCCAAGAAGGCGGTGACCAAGGCGCAGAAGAAGGACGGCAAGAAGCGCAAGCGCAGCCGCAAGGAGAGCTACTCCGTGTACGTGTACAAGGTGCTGAAGCAGGTCCACCCGGACACCGGCATCTCGTCCAAGGCCATGGGCATCATGAACTCCTTCGTCAACGACATCTTCGAGCGCATCGCGGGCGAGGCGTCGCGCCTGGCGCATTACAACAAGCGCTCGACCATCACATCCAGGGAGATCCAGACGGCCGTGCGCCTGCTGCTGCCCGGGGAGCTGGCCAAACACGCGGTGTCCGAGGGCACCAAGGCCGTCACCAAGTACACCAGCTCCAAGTGA
- the LOC136151122 gene encoding histone H3.1 translates to MARTKQTARKSTGGKAPRKQLATKAARKSAPATGGVKKPHRYRPGTVALREIRRYQKSTELLIRKLPFQRLVREIAQDFKTDLRFQSSAVMALQEACEAYLVGLFEDTNLCAIHAKRVTIMPKDIQLARRIRGERA, encoded by the coding sequence ATGGCTCGCACTAAGCAGACGGCTCGCAAGTCCACCGGCGGCAAGGCGCCGCGCAAGCAGCTGGCCACCAAGGCGGCCCGCAAGAGCGCGCCGGCCACCGGCGGCGTGAAAAAGCCGCACCGCTACCGGCCCGGCACGGTAGCTCTGCGCGAGATCCGCCGCTACCAGAAGTCCACCGAGCTGCTGATCCGCAAGCTGCCGTTCCAGCGGCTGGTGCGCGAGATCGCGCAGGACTTCAAGACCGACCTGCGCTTCCAGAGCTCGGCCGTGATGGCGTTGCAGGAGGCGTGCGAGGCCTACCTGGTGGGGCTCTTCGAGGACACTAACCTGTGCGCCATCCACGCTAAGCGCGTCACCATCATGCCCAAGGACATTCAGCTTGCCCGCCGCATCCGCGGGGAGAGAGCATAA
- the LOC136151126 gene encoding histone H2A type 1-D → MSGRGKQGGKARAKAKTRSSRAGLQFPVGRVHRLLRKGNYSERVGAGAPVYLAAVLEYLTAEILELAGNAARDNKKTRIIPRHLQLAIRNDEELNKLLGKVTIAQGGVLPNIQAVLLPKKTESHHKAKGK, encoded by the coding sequence ATGTCTGGTCGTGGCAAGCAAGGAGGCAAGGCTCGTGCAAAGGCCAAGACTCGCTCCTCGCGGGCCGGGCTCCAGTTCCCCGTGGGCCGAGTGCACCGGCTGCTCCGCAAAGGCAACTACTCCGAGCGGGTCGGGGCCGGGGCCCCGGTGTACCTGGCGGCGGTGCTGGAGTACCTGACGGCCGAGATCCTGGAGCTGGCGGGCAACGCGGCCCGGGACAACAAGAAGACGCGCATCATCCCGCGCCACCTGCAGCTGGCCATCCGCAACGACGAGGAGCTCAACAAGCTGCTGGGCAAAGTCACCATCGCTCAGGGCGGCGTCCTGCCCAACATCCAGGCGGTGCTGCTGCCCAAGAAGACTGAGAGCCATCACAAGGCCAAGGGCAAGTAG
- the H2BC15 gene encoding histone H2B type 1-N, giving the protein MPEPSKSAPAPKKGSKKAVTKAQKKDGKKRKRSRKESYSVYVYKVLKQVHPDTGISSKAMGIMNSFVNDIFERIAGEASRLAHYNKRSTITSREIQTAVRLLLPGELAKHAVSEGTKAVTKYTSSK; this is encoded by the coding sequence ATGCCTGAACCCTCTAAGTCCGCACCGGCCCCGAAGAAGGGTTCCAAGAAGGCGGTGACCAAGGCGCAGAAGAAGGACGGCAAGAAGCGCAAGCGCAGCCGCAAGGAGAGCTACTCCGTGTACGTGTACAAGGTGCTGAAGCAGGTCCACCCGGACACCGGCATCTCGTCCAAGGCCATGGGCATCATGAATTCATTCGTGAACGACATCTTCGAGCGCATCGCGGGCGAGGCGTCGCGCCTGGCGCATTACAACAAGCGCTCGACCATCACATCCAGGGAGATCCAGACGGCCGTGCGCCTGCTGCTGCCCGGGGAGCTGGCCAAACACGCGGTGTCCGAGGGCACCAAGGCCGTCACCAAGTACACCAGCTCCAAGTGA